Proteins found in one Desulfovibrio porci genomic segment:
- a CDS encoding 4'-phosphopantetheinyl transferase family protein, with product MCNAPEKKILILGAVLPDVSEAGLRALCRIWEATLIPRLAPEQLRHLRRFAPEGAALSARASRLLARLLLLRGLQILDGASRPDIRLDRDALGRPLLPGWRVGFSHSGQAAFCALRRRRDGAHEWKKGKPEPAYESYPGSGRETGLGLDAEALGNPPPAARAFAGGAGPSITAREALRRWTIKEAALKALGTGLTLDPALIHSGLDGRRTGLLRIQGQNLRWRVLVCPGHWLCLAYGRAETHPAISLRWLHAAGAI from the coding sequence ATGTGTAACGCTCCGGAGAAAAAAATATTGATTCTGGGCGCGGTCCTGCCCGATGTTTCAGAGGCTGGACTGCGCGCTCTGTGTCGGATATGGGAAGCGACGCTGATCCCCCGGCTTGCGCCGGAGCAACTGCGCCATCTCCGGCGCTTCGCTCCGGAGGGAGCGGCCCTGTCCGCGCGCGCCTCTCGCCTGCTGGCGCGCCTTCTGCTGCTGCGCGGGCTTCAGATTCTGGACGGCGCATCGCGGCCCGACATCCGTCTGGACAGAGATGCATTGGGCCGTCCGCTGCTCCCCGGCTGGCGCGTAGGCTTCAGCCACAGCGGACAGGCCGCTTTCTGCGCCCTGCGACGTCGGCGGGACGGTGCTCATGAGTGGAAAAAAGGAAAACCTGAACCCGCATACGAGTCATATCCGGGCTCAGGTCGGGAAACGGGTTTGGGGCTGGACGCCGAGGCTCTGGGCAATCCGCCCCCGGCGGCGCGGGCCTTCGCCGGAGGGGCCGGACCAAGCATAACGGCCCGGGAGGCGCTACGCCGCTGGACCATCAAGGAGGCCGCGCTTAAAGCCCTGGGCACGGGCCTGACGCTTGATCCGGCTCTGATTCACAGCGGTCTGGACGGCCGACGCACGGGCCTGTTGCGCATCCAGGGCCAAAACCTGCGCTGGCGGGTTCTGGTCTGCCCCGGGCACTGGCTCTGCCTGGCGTACGGCAGAGCGGAGACGCATCCGGCGATCAGCCTGCGCTGGCTGCACGCCGCTGGAGCAATTTAA
- a CDS encoding helix-turn-helix domain-containing protein, producing the protein MVSDKNEWINELIYISYRDLPLQTLLKNLYSFFSIHMPLSYLTLYRYQDGTITKIAMHTNYKGLFSSPDVVRIPDDIMQALHLDTTNSGALYQTRICSESAGYPYSKVSKMLHPNPGTSIFVPLDYFINYGELRYLSVFSLGECSYTQDHVELCETIRKPLGAAVRDILLMGEQKKGEHREHDRNSYLSDESQGEPQTFRSLDEHTADYIRQVIKHTNGRISGKNGAAAILGLPPTTLWSKMRKLKISSR; encoded by the coding sequence ATGGTAAGCGATAAGAACGAGTGGATTAATGAGCTGATCTATATTTCTTATAGAGACTTGCCTCTACAGACATTGCTGAAGAATTTGTACAGCTTCTTTTCCATACATATGCCCCTTTCATACCTGACGCTTTATCGGTATCAGGATGGCACGATCACAAAGATTGCAATGCATACAAATTATAAGGGTCTGTTTTCATCTCCTGATGTCGTGCGCATTCCTGATGATATTATGCAGGCATTGCATCTGGATACCACCAACTCCGGAGCATTGTACCAGACGCGCATCTGCAGTGAGTCGGCCGGATATCCGTATTCAAAAGTCAGTAAAATGCTCCATCCCAATCCCGGCACAAGCATTTTTGTCCCGCTCGATTATTTCATAAATTATGGAGAACTGAGATATCTCAGTGTGTTCAGCCTCGGTGAGTGCTCCTATACGCAAGATCATGTGGAGCTCTGCGAAACAATCAGAAAGCCGCTGGGGGCCGCGGTGCGGGACATCCTGCTTATGGGGGAACAGAAGAAAGGGGAACACCGGGAGCATGACCGCAATTCCTATCTCTCCGATGAAAGCCAGGGTGAGCCGCAGACCTTTCGCAGCCTGGATGAGCATACTGCGGACTATATCCGCCAGGTCATCAAGCACACTAACGGGCGCATCAGCGGCAAAAACGGCGCGGCCGCCATTCTGGGCCTGCCGCCCACCACGCTCTGGTCAAAAATGCGCAAACTCAAGATCAGCAGCCGTTAG